The stretch of DNA agaaatattttaattaaaaagtagAAAAGATGGAGATTATCAAGTTTCTGAACCTAGTAATAGATAGTACACTGTGCGGGAACTTAAAACATTgcctttatttattttaattaggtTGTTAAATTTGCAATTATTTCCAAAATTTGAAACAAAGCATTGAAATTGCTGAGGATGACAAGTACTTCCTAAAGATTTGACGTCATTAATACCAGATATCACTGCATATTAATTGAGACAAACCCCACTCTAAGAAAAAGCAGTCTCAGATAAAGAATTTCATTTTTACTGGAAAAGAATACAAAGTGACGAGCTGGAATGTTGAAGATTCAAAAGTAGATTGAAGTGACATTGGGCACAGATGTATAAAGCCACGTTACAGGACGGCGAGGAAGCTGTGCACACTGCCAGGCGTTACAATATCACACTGACGTTCCCTCCACTGCAGTCACATCTGACCCAAGCACTTCCGCTAAACGATCTATTGATAGCTCGTCCTTGGTAGTACACTCAATTGAGGATTTCAAACCTGTGAAGACATCAAGTTTACAATGGTCAGCTGCACCTTTGTGCTCATCTTGTGTTAATCAACCACTCCTGCCTTTCCCGGGAGAGAATAGATAAGGTGATGGTAaatagtcttttatccagagtgggGGGGAACAGCCAGAGGTGGTCCCTCATAGTGCAGTGGTTAAGGCGATGGACTAAAAGTCCATTGGGCTTTCTCCGCACAGGTTCAGTAGCAAGTCCACCCGGAAGAACGGAGCTGTGCATAAATTtggggcggcatagtggtgcagcgggtagagccactgcctcagtgccagagaccagggtttgaccctgacctccggtgctgcctgtggagagtttgcacattctccctgtgactgtgtggatttcctccgggtgctccggtttcctcccacatctcaaagacttgcgcgtttgtaggttaattggccactgtaaagtgtccttagtgggcaggataaaactagtggaggtcgtcgcagactcggtgggccaatgggcccatttcaacgttgtatctctaaagtaatgacagtttcaaggaactgcagactctggAATCTTGGGCaggatcccaaccagaaacatcacctacctacatacttcagagatgctgccttgcctgttgagttacttcaacactctGCTCAAGAATCGGGCAACATAggtttgtgagaggggaaagatttaagaggaatccaatgagcaactttttcacacagggtatatggaacgagcagccagaggaggtaggtgactaagactaagtgggactcgtagggtcccagcatcactcgggagggctggtcccccagcgagtcgtgacctctccctcctccatcttgcagagactgagccacgcccacacttctgggttttatagtccctccccccacccaaagGGGCGTGGccatcatggtgtgattgacaggagagcgaatctcaacattttttaaacactcttactcttatttttcatctatgggaaaaatcctcagcacctgatgagtggagggggactccgagtaagatggccaaaaatcacagtcgtacaTGATAcagtttttcctaaaatcaatatacagcacaaacaggaagtggtcaagattagacttttaattatatagacggcaaggcaactttagcattcgcaaaccaacttttcaattaggcaaggcaattttagcattctcaaaccaacttttcaattaggcaaggcattctcaaaccaacttttcaattaggcaaggcaactttagcattctcaaaccaactcgtCTATTAGgtaaggcattctcaaaccaacttttcaatcaggcaaggcaactttaattaggcaacacagctttagcatttccaaaccaaaggcaacacagctttagcatttccaaactatattttcaaaccacatgtgTTCagggttattcacagctcagactgagagacattaccttgttgctcccccatcttgcagagactgactgaggcactcaacacttccgggttttatagtccctccggaaggggcgtggccttcaggagagagaatctcaacattttttaaacactaataactcttttattttgcatcgatggggaaaatcctcttgtcctgcgcagcggagggggactccgagtaagatggccaaaaatcacagccgtaaatggcagtgtttttttctaatatcaatatacagaacaacaggaagtggtcaagatcagagcctgtttctgtgctgtacgagtcTGTGACAGAGGTTGTACACATGAAGGAGCCTGTGATGTGCCTGGGTGCCCAGTTTGAAACCTTCTTGCAAGTAAACCACAAGCGCAAAACTCTGTTTTATTGCAAACCAACAAATTGGAGGCATGCTTCCATCAACGCAACACAGCAGGGCATTTTGTCCCAGAGGTAAATTCAGTAGCACGTTTGCAGAAGAGAATAAAGACTCACCTAGCTTGCACTTGACCGAGCCTACTGTTGATGTGAACTGTATCCTTTCTTTTGTTGTTGAATTAACCGGGCACCTGGAAAATTCAAAAGTTGGCTTTACTTTACTTTCAAGACAGGGAACAGagggtccgggggggggggggggaaatattcattacaatcgctccactcttttaaacctccactacaacagcagcatttcttattCTAACTATGTTCTACTCTCTTAACTGGTAAACCTCCTCACcagtcaggcaagaggtacagaagtgtgaagacgcacacctccagattcagggacagattcttcgaCTGAACGGTCCTGTCAACAACTAGAGGGCGGCCCTcagctatcatctacctcattggagaccctcagactatctttaatctgactttactggacttcttgCACTTAACGTTTATCCGACATCTGTACATCgttgatggctcaattgtaatcatgcagtctttttgctgactgggtaGTATGCAACAATCGCTTTTCACTgtagcacatgacaataaactaaactatggctGTAAACCTCCCGGTGCTTCACCTTGAACGACCCATTTGTCTACAAGTGGACcctactcctttcccctcccttgtACACCCATTTATCCCACCATCCAATCACCCTGCTCcctttccctcctccccacccccaagtcCCTCTTATTCCACTTCTTTCCTCGCCCCCATCCCTGCCCACCCTtccttacatttcactcctctccatgtccgacacccttttgtcaccttttattttctccccgAGACTCCATCTGCCTAAAGAGTGGTCTTAAGAAAAATCCTCGCAATTTGGATTCTGAGCAGATATGACAACATTATAATTTACTGGTTAACAACATGTGAAAAGCACCTCAAGCTTTAGCCTgtttagagaaaacccacgcagtcacagggagaacatgcagacagcggccaaggtcaggatcaaaccaggccgCCCAGTGGCCATCACAGCAAGTACATCCACTACTCACGGATGCTGTCTGATTGCTGAGAAGTCACTGCAAtgggcgatcaccccacacactaacactgtcctacaactttagcaacgcaaattaacctgcaatctgTACATATTTAGAGTGTGcaacacacagacagcagccagggtcaggatcaaacccgaatcactggcactgtgatgcagcaactctacttctgcgtCACCTAAATACaagtgacaaaaaaaaacaataccaATATATACTGAAGAACGTACCATAGGATTAAAACCAGCTCATCCTTGTTGGCAGAATCCTTGGTGTTGAAAGTGAAATCATAAATCAAAAGGCAGCATTTTTCTTCCAGTAAGAGGGCTAAGAATTGCTGATATGGGTCCATGGAGCTTTGTTGCTGACATTCAAGAGTTTCATCCACCACCAATTGGTCCTGTTTCTTGTTCAGGTGCAAGCGGAGAAACTTTTTATTAGTACGACCTATCTTGTGAATCTTCATCTCACTGAACTGTTTCATGGCATCTTCGCTGAGCTTGATTCCGGCATCCTGCCAAAATAAAAATAACAGCCACTTTaacacaaacaactgcagatgctggttcccaTTCGCTATACCAATTGTGCTTGAGTTTTACTTGACTGTAtccatgtacagtattatctgtttaagaaagaattgcagatactggttaaatcgaaggtagaaacaaaatgctggagtaactcagagggtgaggcagcatctatggagagaaggaattgccgacgtttcgggtcgagacccttcttcagaccgatgccaggggagggggagggggcgggagaaaGAAATAATCTAGGCGGAGATAGTAGGacaggtgggagaactgggaagggatggagagagaaagcaggggctacctgaagttagagaagtcaatgttcctaccgctggggtgtaaattacacaccctccccagctctcccacagcctacggcctccacctcttcctttcttctccccgcaccccccacatcagtctgaagaggagtctcgacccgaaacgtcacctaatccttcgctccatagatgctgcctcacctgctgagtttctccagcatttttgtctacaaatgacatacgagatgctgttcctccaatttgcgctgggcctcactctgacaatggaggaggcccaggacagaaaggtcagattgggaatgggagggggagtgtttAGCCATCAGCTTGGTTAATGccgattgagcggaggtgttcagcgaaacgattgccgagcctgcgtttggtcttgcaTAGCATGCAGACCTAAGCTTTACACTATACCCCGGTATACATGACATTAACAAACCTAAACAAGTGACGCTTTTCCCCAGTTCCTACCAGACCCCAAAGATACATGgcattgtaggttaatgggccctcTGGGGATTGTgttgggtggatgagaaagtggtcaTTTCTGCATTGATTGAGGGAGCTGACAGAACATCTGAACTAGTTGTTATTTCATCAAATATCATTTTGTCTAGAAGATAGAattattgtgaacgggtgatcgatggtcagcatggactcagtgggtcaaagggcctacgTCCatgttatataaccatataacaattacagcacggaaaacaggccatctcagcccttcaagtccgtgccaaacacttagtttcccctagtcccatctacctgcactcagaccatagccctccattcctttcctgtccatatacctatccaatttatttttaaatgataaaatcaaacctgcctccaccacttccactggaagctcattccacacagctaccactctctgagtaaagaagttccccctcatgttaccgataaatccccagggccagataggctgcatcccagagtacttaaggaagtagctccagaaatagtggatgcattagtaataatctttcaaacctctttagattctggagtagttcctgaggattggcgggtagcaaacgtaaccccactttttaagaagggagggagagagaaaacggggaattacagaccagttagtctaacatcggtagtggggaaactgctagagtcagttattaaagatgggatagcagcacatttggaaagtggtgaaatcattggacaaagtcagcatggatttacaaaaggtaaatcatgtctgacgaatcttatagaatttttcgaggatgtaactagtagcgtggataggggagaaccagtggatgtggtgtatctggacttccagaaggctttcgacaaggtcccacataagagattagtttacaaacttaaagcacacggcattgggggttcagtattgatgtggatagagaactggctggcaaacaggaagcaaagagtaggagtaaacgggtccttttcacaatggcaggcagtgactagtggggtaccgcaaggctcagtgctgggaccccagctatttacaatatatattaatgatctggatgagggaattgaaggcaatatctccaagtttgcggatgacactaagctggggggcagtgttagctgtgaggaggatgctaggagactgcaaggtgacttggataggctgggtgagtgggcaaatgtttggcagatgcagtataatgtggataaatgtgaggttatccattttggtggcaaaaacatgaaagcagactattatctaaatggtggccgactaggaaaaggggagatgcagcgagacctgggtgtcatggtacaccagtcattgaaagtgggcatgcaggtgcagcaggcagtgaagaaagcgaatggtatgttagctttcatagcaaaaggatttgagtataggagcagggaggttctactgcagttgtacagggtcttggtgagaccacacctggagtattgcgtacagttttggtctccaaatctgaggaaggacattattgccatagagggagtgcagagaaggttcaccagactgattcctgagatgtcaggactgtcttatgaagaaagactggatagacttggtttatactctctagaatttaggagattgagaggggatcttatagaaacttacaaaattcttaaggggttggacaggctagatgcaggaagattgctcccgatgttggggaagtccaggacaaggggtcacagcttaaggataagggggaaatcctttaaaaccgagatgagaagaacttttttcacacagagagtggtgaatctctggaactccctgccacagagggtagtcatggccagttcattggctatatttaagagggagttagatgtggtccttgtggctaaggggatcagagggtatggagagaaggcaggtacgggatactgagttggatgatcagccatgatcatattgaatggcggtgcaggctcgaagggccgaatggcctactcctgcacctaatttctatgtttctatgttacccataaacttctgtccctttattctcaaatcatgttctcttgtttgaatcttccctactctcaatgggaaaagcttagccAATGGCAGGTGttcctaggaataatacagaaggtgcaggatcagttcattcctaggaggaagaaagattccaaggggagaatggGACAtggtgacaagggacgtcagggacagtataaaaattaaagtgaagaagtacaacgtagcaaagatgagtgtgaacaaagaggattgggtaatgtttaaagagcaacagaagataaccaaaaagaccatacgggaaaagatgaggtatgaaggtaagctagccaagaatataaaggaggatagtaaaagcttctttaggtatataaagaggaaaaaaaatagttaagaccaaagttggacccttgaagaccgaaaaaggtgaacttataatggggaacaaggaaatggcagacgagttgaacaggtactttggatccgtcttcactgaggacacaaacaatctttctgattggccagaggatgtggggtgacagaggaacggaaggaaaggagaggggggggggagaatgaaaaAAAATCTTCCCACAAGCAAGCAGCTGACATTGTGGGAGTTTCCATTTTCACTGCAATAACATTCCTCTGGCCTTAAGGGGTGGACGGCTCCATTATATACCTGCAGAACACAGGGGGAGGGGGCAGCAGTAGGGAGCAGAGCCATAGAGatagaacaggtccttcagcacacaatgtccATGATGCCCAGTTATGGAAACAAATAGGTGCAGAtgatgctggttaacacaaagtgctggagtaactcagcgggacaggcagcatctctggagaacatagagaggTCTTTCATAATGACAAGTTAaaataatttcctctgcctgtgcATCATCCATATCCCTGTGTCTCCAGTTTCTACCACTCATCCATACCCGAGGGTAATTTCAGAGTTACTTAATCCCCCCtgttcccccacctctctccctccaggATCTTTGGATGTGGATAGGAAGCTTTGAAAACTccctcagtccattccctccacagatgctgtctgacccaccgagttcctccagcactttgtgttttgctcaacatttcAACAGTAAatatgatcatgaggggaatagatagggtgattgcagtcatttacccagagtaggggaattgagaaccggaggacatagattttaggtgagaagggaaagatttaaaagaaatatgagaggcaactttttcacacagggggtgggggggtatatggagcgagctgccagaggaggtagttgaggcaggtactataacaatatttaaaagacatttgacaggcacacgaataggaaagatttagagggaaatgggccaaacgtggacaggtgggactagtgttgatgggacatcttggtcggcataggcaagttgggccgaagggcttgtttatgagctgtataactctgtggcccgctgagtacctccagcactcccCCCCCTCAAGgttacagcatctacagttccttgtgtcagcagTGAGTCACACCTGGTCGGACAGGTAAAACCACACCtggcagtgtgggggaggggagcggaGACTGTCCTCACAGTcagacacacatgtacacactcgtagacacacgcacacacacactcagacacaagcACGCACGGCCTCTCACAGACACGCAGTCACAAAGACGCTCCCACATATGCACTCAGACACTTGCGCGCACACGTACacattcatgcacacacacacatacagccacTCCCATGCACGTAGAACACGTACAGGGTACAGCAGCAAGGGAGTGGTTGCAAACCGGATTGGCTGGGGTACTGGTGAGCGAAGAGTGGGGGTACAGGGAGGGTTGGGGTACacggggggaggaggtgggtggGCCACAtttagagagggggatggggttgATATTAATTACCAGACACCCCACCCGGCACAaccgctctcccctccccccacacccacgGGTGCCGCGTCCACGCTCGCCACTCCCGGGATCCGGAGTTGTGAGCGGAGCCCGGGACGGGACACCTCCCAGCCGGCCCCGTCCCCCCGGCCACCCCggccaccacccacccacccacccccggcCCCGTCCCCCCGGCCCCGTCCCCCCGGCCGCCACCCACCCCCGGCCGCCACTTCGGCGGAGTTGCTGAGTGCCATATCCCGGGATCCGGAGCGTGATCGGACGGGTTCGGTGCGGGACGCTGTCGCCAGGCTTGCGGGAGCCCTCGCCTCTCCCTTCTCCagaaccccccctccctccctcctccacgaccccttccccccctccctctccccctgcgaGACTCCCGACTTTCCCCTCCACTATGCCCCGGGCGGGGGTAGCCGGGGCCGGACTCACCATGGCTGTGTTCTCGCTGTCGCAgtttctctccttccttccttcctgcctGCGCTGCCGACTGAGACTGAGCTCCGTGCCCGGCCCTGTATCGCCGCCCACTTCCTCGCCCCTCCCCAGCTTCAAGCTCTCACCTGCTTCAAACGCCGCCTCCCAACGCTGGGCAGGGCAGTTCTGTACCTGCAAGCGAACCCGAACAACATCACACAGCtcacgaacaggcccttcggcccacagcctccatgccaagttaaactcctctgcctgcacataagccATATATTTTAAGAAGCCACTCAAACACCACTGtcctatctgcctcctccacccccGACAGCGCGTTctaggcactcgccaccctctgtggaaaagaagttgccccgcacatctccttccaACTttggcccctctcatcttaaaactatgccctctagtcttggatatttccaccctgggaaaaaaaggttctgactgtctttccccatctatgcctcataatttatgaacttctagcaggtctcccctcaacctctgctgttccgagaaaaaaaatccaagtttatccaactcaATTTGcacctaatgccctctaatctagGCAACGTCCTGGTTAACTGCTTCCGCACTAAGATCTTTGCTCGGCACCAGCTCCACAGCctccgcatccttcctgtaatgggccctccataatgtttgggacaaagacatatcatttatttatttgcctctgtactccacaatttgagatttgtaatataaaaacatCACCTGTGGTTAAATTGCATATTGTCATATTttatcagtgggtatttttatacattttggtttcatcatgttgaagttacagctgtgtttatacatagtcctctccatgtcagggcaccataatgtttgggacacatgggttcacaggcgtttgtaattgttcaggtgtgtttaaatgcctccttaatgcaggtataagagagctctcagcacctagtctttcctccagcctttccatcacccttggaaacgtttattgctgtttatcaacatgaggaccaaagttatgccaatgaaagtcaaagaagccattatgcgactgagaaacaagaataaaactgttagagacatcagccaaaccttaggcttaccaaaatcaactgtttgcaacatcattaagaagaaagagagcactggtgagcttactaatcacaaaggaactgacggccaaggaagacctccacagctgatgacagaagaattctcaataataaagaaaaaaaaacaaatacctttccgacagatcagaaacactcttcaggagtcatgtGTTGATTTAGCAATGATCACAGTCCGCAGAAAACTTCAtggacagaaatacagaggctacactgcaagatgcaaaccactggttagctgcaaaaataggatggccaagagcaaccgcagttctggaaaaaggtcttgtggacagatgagacgaagattaccaTATATcatagtgatggcaagagcaaggtatggaggagagaaggaactgcccaagatccaaagcataccgcctcatctgtgaaatacggtggaggaggtgttatggcctgggcatgcatggctgctgttggtactggctcacttatcttcattgatgatacaactgctgatggtggtagcataatgaattctgaagtggagagacacacatcctatctgcttaggttcaaacaaatgcctcaaaactcattggccagcggttcattctacagcaagacagtgatctgaagaagggtttcggcccaaaatgttgcctacttccttcgctccatagatgctgctgcacccgctgagtttctccagcatttttgtgtaccttcgattttccagcatctgcagttccttcttaaacacaatgatcccaaacatactgctaaagcaacaaaggagtttttcaaagctaaaaaatggtcaattcttgagtggccaagtcaatcacccgatctgaacccaattgagcatgccttttatatgctgaagaaaaaactgaaggggactagcccccacaaCAAGCATGAgcaaaagatggctgcaatagattagattagattcgtttattgtcattcagacctttcggtctgaaggaaatttcgtttccctgcagtcatacatataataaaaaatgacaaaaacacacaatcaatacaaatttaacatccaccacagtgagttcaccaaacacctcctcactgtggtggaaggcaaaatcttaaagtatctgtctcttccctcttagttctccctctgcgccgaggcgatccaggctccagatgttgtggcctggcagagcatcaccagagaagacacccagcaactggtgatgtccatgaatcgcagacatcaagcagtcattgcatgcaaaggatatgcaacaaaatactaaacatgactactttcatttacatgacattgctgtgtcccgaacattatggtgccttgaaatggggaactatgtataaacacttctgtaatttctacatggtgaaaccaaagtgtataaaaatggtctttattaaaatctgacaatgtgaactttaaccacatgtgatttgttctattacaaatctcaaattgtggagaacagaggcaaataaataaatgataggcctttgtcccaaacattatggagggcactgtagctaatgccctctaatccaggcaaccttCTGATAAATTGCCTCCGCACccgctccaaagcctccacatccttcctgtaatggcgtgaccagaactgcacacaatgctccaaatgtcgcCAAAGCAAAGACATTGAGAGTGATGGACATTGAAATTACCGAGAAGGAGCAGTAAAGTGGTGCAGCAGATATCATATAAAAAAAACAACTTCAGGAGCTTCTGATTATAATTCCTAGCTCAATTCAATTCCTAGTTGAAGCAGCCCAGAGTTTAAGCTCCATGGCAACAGTTGAGGGCTTCAACTTCTTGGCTTAAGTGGACCAACCATATTGATACGACAGCCAAGAAGTCCCACAAATATCTCTACTTCTTCAGG from Amblyraja radiata isolate CabotCenter1 chromosome 8, sAmbRad1.1.pri, whole genome shotgun sequence encodes:
- the dstn gene encoding destrin produces the protein MAYVQAEEFNLAWRLWAEGPVRELCDVVRVRLQVQNCPAQRWEAAFEAGESLKLGRGEEVGGDTGPGTELSLSRQRRQEGRKERNCDSENTAMDAGIKLSEDAMKQFSEMKIHKIGRTNKKFLRLHLNKKQDQLVVDETLECQQQSSMDPYQQFLALLLEEKCCLLIYDFTFNTKDSANKDELVLILWCPVNSTTKERIQFTSTVGSVKCKLGLKSSIECTTKDELSIDRLAEVLGSDVTAVEGTSV